The genomic stretch tttaattccatacAATCTTACAAAAAGTCTTTATTTTAGTAACATATAAATGTCTATTTGATGTTAGCTCACAATTCAATCATATATTAAGTTTGTCCCAAGATTGTTTATACATTAGGGCTCCAATGATTTTGTATTGCACATATCTGGAATATTTTTTCATCTGGAAGTACCAGTTCCCCAAACTATACAGaacttttcaaataaatttacataaataaagaagtaaaaaaaCTTCAACATTTGTTCATTTAGGAccacaaataaatgtaaatataatctaattaatcatttttttcaataaatcacATGATcacataacaaaattataaatatctTATATTTAAACATCCACACAGGAAAACAGCAATCAACAAAAGCTATGACCTGAAAGTGCATCGTTCAAATGTGTTTCAAGTGATCTAACATGTATATGAACTGCAGTGACATCAAGTATGACCATGTAACACTGCTCCATATATCAATGCAATATACCGGTAATCATGATTTTTACTCATGATGCAATTATTTTAAACAGCAACAAACATTACATGCACTGAAAacatataactttaaaaattccATTAACAGCAGCACAAGCAGGGTTCAAGTTAATCTTTTAACCAATCTTACATTACAAGGAGATACAAgaaaccatttttatttttgacctaaGTTCGATAAATGAGAAAAACTTTTGCAGGCACAGTCTCaaactaataaaataattatgttatttcattCTCTGATGGATAATGGGTTTTGCTATTCATTTAAAATCATGGAGGATTATATAAATTTTAGTAGAATACTCCTTTTTAAAGTTGTCACTGATATTCAACTTCATTATCAAGGTCATGACCAAACATGGGCTTGGTCTCCatgattacaatttataaatgaaaaaatcattctTGGCTATATCCTGCTTGCAATTATCAACTTGTTATTATTTGATTTCATAAATAGCACACCAGAAAATCATGGAACCTTACGTACAATTTTCTCTGATACTCCTTTTTAAATTTGTCACTATTGAAATTCAACATTATTATCAAGGTCTTGATAAAACATGATCCACTAttttaatctttatttaaaatatcattttatcctATATCCTGGTTGCGATTATCCCCTTGTTATTATTTGATTTCATAAAAATAGCACATCAGCTTACGGGAGATCCATGTTTGGTTCTAAATGCCAGATCATGTGTGCCATGAATTCCAAGCGATTTCCGAGTTTCTTGTAACACTTTCTGCAGGTGAAAGGGTCCGTATTGTCTGCCGTGTGAAGAGTATTGTGCAGCATACTCATGGCATTGTCCTCAAAGTAGATGCAGCAGTGCTCACATTTTATCAACTTTGGTGGCATGGGAGCCGACGCTAGCAATTCGTTAGCAGACTTCTTCAAAGCATTTTGAGCGGATGCTGCCACTGCGGCCAGAGCGGCGGAACTTGAACTTCCTGTCGGCCCCGCCAGAAGCGTGGTTTGCATTGGTGATGTGAGAAGCGACTGGTACGTAATTGCTGGATTTATCGAACTGAAGTTTGGTATAAGAGTGAGCTTTGGTAATTGAGCGCTTAAGCCTTGATTCGACACGATGTACGTTGTCTGGTTGTTGTTTGCAACAGTGGACGTGTACATATTGTGCTCTACTTTTGCTTTGATCAGTTCATTGATTTTAGGATTGAGTATTGAAAGCATTGGTTTTGAAGAAGTCTGACTTTTACTGTCCTCCACAGAAGAGCTGGCATTATTCTTGGTCTGTGGTAAGTAACCTGGCTTCTTCGACCGTGGACACGGTTTAGTGTACAACTCAGACTGTGATGAGATTTTCGCCTCCAAAGCATCATTACTACCGACATCGGCTACACCACTGTCGTCCATTTGTTCGCTGCTTTCTTCTTCACTCTTTTCATCGTCCCCCTCTCGATTGATGCCCGCAGAATCCTTCGATGAGTTCTGCTCGCTGTCTTCAGTCTCCATATCTGACTCGACCTCTTTTGTCTTCTGAATGTGCTTCACACTCTGCAGACCGAGCAGCGTGGGCAGTATGAACATGGACATTCCCTCGCCATTGACCATGTGCGTCGTTTCCTTTCCCTGGACATCCACACCATCATTGTGCCCGTTCTGCCCAAACTCCCCGTTCTGAATCTCGCCATTCCCACCAAAGTTCCTGGACTTGTTAATGGTGAAAGCTTGAGCAATTTTTCGTCTCTCTTCCTCATCCAGTTTCTTATGTGCTTCGCTCTCGGCAGCATCCTGATACTTCTTCGCATCTGCATTCAACTGCATATATTCCTCATGGTATTTCTTCTGAAGCTCCAACTCCGCCTTTTCTTTGGCCAGCTTCTCCATTCCCTCCGCAAGAAGCTTATTACTGAGTGCAGTCACGTTATCCAAGTTTGCCGGAATGTAACCTCCTGCAGGCATTTTCAGAAACGAACTCAGCGTTTTGCTGTCTTCAGAACTTGTCCCGGCAGCTGTTGTTTCAGTTTTCAGGCTCACGAAATCGTATTGACCTGAAGGCGAATCGGCTTTCTGTGCGATTGCAAACCTCGCAATGCCCTCTGGAGGCGAGGGGGCAGAATTCCCGTCTTTCATGCTGTTTAGGATGGCATCATGACA from Dreissena polymorpha isolate Duluth1 chromosome 10, UMN_Dpol_1.0, whole genome shotgun sequence encodes the following:
- the LOC127847244 gene encoding zinc finger protein 148-like isoform X2, translating into MEKFSVKIEPGQSAGNQKTLSINQIAAQLANSKASQANATSIFISPASGSVFNGLNNNNNNIIDAKEGLSGSPIVGKMTEALSLKQSPTLTTKMFAKTSASASVQVVTQYMCRYCGQQFESTDQMQKHIQEHVEGKTPHECSVCGKTYRTPSKLQRHVRVHSGERPYACSICGRRFTRSDHVKQHMKVHMTPKESNVCHLCNNMKFSKRQALHLHLQQQHLLQQVFTCHRCGEAFESLEEMQTHKLCHDAILNSMKDGNSAPSPPEGIARFAIAQKADSPSGQYDFVSLKTETTAAGTSSEDSKTLSSFLKMPAGGYIPANLDNVTALSNKLLAEGMEKLAKEKAELELQKKYHEEYMQLNADAKKYQDAAESEAHKKLDEEERRKIAQAFTINKSRNFGGNGEIQNGEFGQNGHNDGVDVQGKETTHMVNGEGMSMFILPTLLGLQSVKHIQKTKEVESDMETEDSEQNSSKDSAGINREGDDEKSEEESSEQMDDSGVADVGSNDALEAKISSQSELYTKPCPRSKKPGYLPQTKNNASSSVEDSKSQTSSKPMLSILNPKINELIKAKVEHNMYTSTVANNNQTTYIVSNQGLSAQLPKLTLIPNFSSINPAITYQSLLTSPMQTTLLAGPTGSSSSAALAAVAASAQNALKKSANELLASAPMPPKLIKCEHCCIYFEDNAMSMLHNTLHTADNTDPFTCRKCYKKLGNRLEFMAHMIWHLEPNMDLP
- the LOC127847244 gene encoding uncharacterized protein LOC127847244 isoform X1; protein product: MEKFSVKIEPGQSAGNQKTLSINQIAAQLANSKASQANATSIFISPASGSVFNGLNNNNNNIIDAKEGLSGSPIVGKMTEALSLKQSPTLTTKMFAKTSASASVQVVTQYMCRYCGQQFESTDQMQKHIQEHVEGKTPHECSVCGKTYRTPSKLQRHVRVHSGERPYACSICGRRFTRSDHVKQHMKVHMTKPRHRVRPGSPEYLEKALPKESNVCHLCNNMKFSKRQALHLHLQQQHLLQQVFTCHRCGEAFESLEEMQTHKLCHDAILNSMKDGNSAPSPPEGIARFAIAQKADSPSGQYDFVSLKTETTAAGTSSEDSKTLSSFLKMPAGGYIPANLDNVTALSNKLLAEGMEKLAKEKAELELQKKYHEEYMQLNADAKKYQDAAESEAHKKLDEEERRKIAQAFTINKSRNFGGNGEIQNGEFGQNGHNDGVDVQGKETTHMVNGEGMSMFILPTLLGLQSVKHIQKTKEVESDMETEDSEQNSSKDSAGINREGDDEKSEEESSEQMDDSGVADVGSNDALEAKISSQSELYTKPCPRSKKPGYLPQTKNNASSSVEDSKSQTSSKPMLSILNPKINELIKAKVEHNMYTSTVANNNQTTYIVSNQGLSAQLPKLTLIPNFSSINPAITYQSLLTSPMQTTLLAGPTGSSSSAALAAVAASAQNALKKSANELLASAPMPPKLIKCEHCCIYFEDNAMSMLHNTLHTADNTDPFTCRKCYKKLGNRLEFMAHMIWHLEPNMDLP